From Dasypus novemcinctus isolate mDasNov1 chromosome 11, mDasNov1.1.hap2, whole genome shotgun sequence, one genomic window encodes:
- the ADAT2 gene encoding tRNA-specific adenosine deaminase 2 isoform X2 — protein MAAARTEADPERWMEEAAKEALENSEVPVGCLLVYNNEVVGKGRNEVNETKNATRHAEMVAIDQALEWCRRGGRSPAEVFAHTVLYVTVEPCIMCAAALRLMLVPLVVYGCQNERFGGCGSVLDIASADLPNTGRPFQCIPGYRAEEAVEMLKAFYKQENPNAPKSKVRRKDCQSRELPGGR, from the exons ATGGCGGCGGCGCGGACGGAGGCGGACCCCGAGCGCTGGATGGAGGAGGCG GCCAAAGAAGCCCTTGAAAATTCTGAAGTCCCTGTTGGCTGCCTCCTGGTCTACAACAATGAAGTcgtgggaaagggaagaaatgaGGTGAACGAAACAAAGAAC GCGACCCGGCACGCCGAGATGGTGGCCATTGACCAGGCCCTGGAGTGGTGCCGCCGCGGGGGCCGCAGCCCTGCCGAGGTGTTCGCCCACACGGTGCTGTACGTCACCGTGGAGCCCTGCATCATGTGCGCGGCCGCGCTGCGCCTGATGC TCGTCCCGCTGGTCGTCTACGGCTGCCAGAATGAGCGGTTTGGTGGCTGCGGCTCCGTGCTGGACATCGCCTCGGCTGACCTGCCCAACACCGGGAGACCCTTCCAG TGCATTCCTGGGTACCGGGCCGAGGAAGCCGTGGAAATGCTCAAGGCCTTCTACAAGCAAGAGAACCCGAACG CACCAAAGTCGAAAGTTCGGAGAAAGGATTGTCAGAGTCGTGAACTGCCTGGTGGAAGGTGA
- the ADAT2 gene encoding tRNA-specific adenosine deaminase 2 isoform X1 → MAAARTEADPERWMEEAVRMAKEALENSEVPVGCLLVYNNEVVGKGRNEVNETKNATRHAEMVAIDQALEWCRRGGRSPAEVFAHTVLYVTVEPCIMCAAALRLMLVPLVVYGCQNERFGGCGSVLDIASADLPNTGRPFQCIPGYRAEEAVEMLKAFYKQENPNAPKSKVRRKDCQSRELPGGR, encoded by the exons ATGGCGGCGGCGCGGACGGAGGCGGACCCCGAGCGCTGGATGGAGGAGGCGGTGCGCATG GCCAAAGAAGCCCTTGAAAATTCTGAAGTCCCTGTTGGCTGCCTCCTGGTCTACAACAATGAAGTcgtgggaaagggaagaaatgaGGTGAACGAAACAAAGAAC GCGACCCGGCACGCCGAGATGGTGGCCATTGACCAGGCCCTGGAGTGGTGCCGCCGCGGGGGCCGCAGCCCTGCCGAGGTGTTCGCCCACACGGTGCTGTACGTCACCGTGGAGCCCTGCATCATGTGCGCGGCCGCGCTGCGCCTGATGC TCGTCCCGCTGGTCGTCTACGGCTGCCAGAATGAGCGGTTTGGTGGCTGCGGCTCCGTGCTGGACATCGCCTCGGCTGACCTGCCCAACACCGGGAGACCCTTCCAG TGCATTCCTGGGTACCGGGCCGAGGAAGCCGTGGAAATGCTCAAGGCCTTCTACAAGCAAGAGAACCCGAACG CACCAAAGTCGAAAGTTCGGAGAAAGGATTGTCAGAGTCGTGAACTGCCTGGTGGAAGGTGA